A part of Bosea sp. (in: a-proteobacteria) genomic DNA contains:
- a CDS encoding circularly permuted type 2 ATP-grasp protein has translation MSTSRQAESQRSRSEQQRRLLGAYAPFAGVHDEMMGPDGAIRPHWEALLEEWTRYSPDELLRRIALAERHLADSGVSYRIRAESSLDDMLSGERAWPMSHMPLPIDEAEWRAIEAGVSQRAELLEAVLRDLYGPARLIAEGALPAAAVAGSPDYLRPLKGALAPGGQHLQLYACDLGRGPDGRWWVLGDRTQAPSGAGYALENRLAMARAFPDLYRSMNVERLASFFQGFRAGLVSGARRAEPRICLLTPGPLSETYFEQAYLARYLGFLLVEGSDLVMRDDRVHVRTIAGLKRADVIWRRIDGDYADPLELNAASRLGVAGMLHAIRRENVVVANAPGSGVVESRALMGFMPTLCRKVLGADLALPNVATWWCGQPHEREEVLSRIDDMAIASAFRADIRSSGDGEPLLVSEMPAAARTALVDAIRSRGVDYVGQEVVKISTMPVLGADGVLEPRPFALRVYATHTPDGWRVMPGGFCRTSDRLDARAVNMREGARSSDVWVLSGKPVEPVTLLPPPDQVQVRRVMGNLPSRVADNLFWLGRYLERAEGVLRLTRTLLGRLIDSDVRSPAQSDAVRRLSGLLVAWGAATGARTPVMRQAYAALYGLDHYGSAAACIREAKRTASVTRERLSVDAWRLIGDLTRRLERETDLPPTEGEGYETADRALRGLAAFAGLAEENMNRGAGWRFLEIGRRIERAVTTCRFARQFGDQSAARESLDVLLDLIDSQITYRSRYLVGVAYHPVMDMVLFDEYNPRSVAFQIARLDAEVAALPTVREDGLMEAPRRLSLRLAADVATARTDQVDKTYVLSLEQRLMGLSEAVANRYFLQSSVDDDSGKP, from the coding sequence ATGTCCACTTCCCGGCAGGCCGAGTCGCAGCGCAGCAGGTCCGAACAGCAGCGGCGGCTCCTCGGGGCCTATGCGCCGTTTGCCGGCGTGCATGACGAGATGATGGGCCCCGATGGCGCCATCCGCCCGCATTGGGAGGCGCTTCTCGAGGAGTGGACCCGCTATTCGCCCGATGAGCTTTTGCGGCGCATCGCTCTGGCTGAGCGGCATCTGGCGGACTCAGGGGTCTCCTACCGCATCAGGGCGGAATCTTCCCTCGACGACATGCTCTCGGGCGAGCGGGCATGGCCGATGAGCCACATGCCCCTGCCTATCGACGAAGCCGAATGGCGGGCCATCGAGGCGGGCGTGTCGCAGCGTGCGGAATTGCTTGAGGCGGTACTGCGTGACCTTTACGGCCCCGCTCGCCTGATCGCGGAGGGCGCGCTTCCGGCGGCGGCGGTTGCGGGCAGCCCCGATTATCTGCGCCCGCTCAAGGGCGCGCTGGCTCCGGGCGGCCAGCACCTTCAGCTTTATGCCTGCGATCTGGGACGCGGTCCCGACGGGCGCTGGTGGGTGCTGGGCGACCGCACCCAGGCGCCATCCGGCGCCGGCTATGCGCTCGAAAACCGGCTGGCCATGGCGAGGGCCTTCCCCGATCTTTACCGCTCCATGAATGTCGAGCGGCTTGCCAGTTTCTTCCAGGGCTTCCGCGCCGGGCTCGTGTCTGGCGCGCGGCGTGCCGAGCCGCGCATCTGCCTGCTGACGCCGGGACCGTTGAGCGAGACCTATTTCGAGCAGGCCTATCTGGCGCGCTATCTCGGCTTCCTGCTCGTCGAGGGCAGCGATCTGGTCATGCGCGATGACCGCGTGCATGTCCGCACCATCGCCGGGCTCAAGCGGGCCGATGTGATCTGGCGCCGCATCGATGGCGATTATGCCGATCCGCTGGAGCTTAACGCCGCATCGCGGCTGGGCGTTGCCGGGATGCTGCACGCCATCCGCCGCGAGAATGTCGTGGTCGCCAATGCACCCGGCTCGGGCGTGGTGGAGTCGCGCGCGCTCATGGGCTTCATGCCTACGCTCTGCCGCAAGGTGCTGGGCGCGGACCTTGCCCTGCCCAATGTCGCGACATGGTGGTGCGGCCAGCCCCATGAGCGCGAGGAAGTCCTCAGCCGCATCGATGACATGGCGATCGCCTCCGCTTTCCGGGCGGACATTCGCAGCTCTGGCGATGGCGAGCCGCTTCTGGTGTCGGAGATGCCGGCGGCGGCCCGCACCGCGCTGGTTGATGCCATCCGTTCGCGGGGCGTGGATTATGTCGGGCAGGAGGTCGTCAAGATCTCGACCATGCCGGTGCTTGGCGCCGACGGCGTGCTGGAGCCGCGGCCCTTCGCTCTCAGGGTCTATGCCACTCACACGCCAGATGGCTGGCGGGTCATGCCTGGCGGCTTCTGCCGCACCTCCGATCGGCTGGACGCCCGCGCCGTGAACATGCGCGAGGGCGCACGGTCTTCCGATGTCTGGGTTCTGTCCGGCAAGCCCGTGGAGCCGGTGACGCTGCTGCCGCCGCCCGATCAGGTGCAGGTGCGCCGTGTGATGGGCAACCTGCCCAGCCGTGTCGCTGACAACCTCTTCTGGCTCGGGCGCTATCTTGAGCGGGCCGAAGGCGTGCTGCGCCTGACTCGCACTCTCCTTGGCCGGCTGATCGATTCCGATGTCCGCAGCCCTGCACAAAGCGATGCCGTGAGGCGGCTGAGCGGGCTGCTCGTGGCCTGGGGCGCGGCCACTGGCGCCCGTACGCCCGTCATGCGTCAGGCCTATGCGGCGCTCTATGGCCTTGATCATTACGGCTCGGCTGCGGCCTGCATCCGCGAGGCCAAGCGCACGGCATCCGTCACGCGCGAACGGCTTTCGGTCGATGCCTGGCGGCTGATCGGCGATCTGACCCGCCGGCTGGAGCGGGAGACGGATCTGCCCCCGACCGAGGGGGAGGGTTACGAGACCGCCGACCGGGCCTTGCGCGGGCTGGCGGCCTTCGCGGGGCTGGCTGAGGAAAACATGAACCGCGGCGCGGGCTGGCGCTTCCTCGAGATTGGCCGGCGCATCGAACGCGCGGTGACGACATGCCGCTTCGCCCGCCAGTTCGGCGACCAGAGCGCCGCGCGCGAAAGCCTCGACGTTCTGCTTGACCTGATCGACTCGCAGATCACCTATCGCTCGCGTTATCTCGTCGGCGTCGCCTACCACCCTGTCATGGACATGGTCCTGTTCGATGAATACAACCCGCGTTCCGTGGCTTTCCAGATCGCGCGGCTGGATGCCGAGGTGGCGGCGCTGCCGACCGTGCGCGAGGACGGGCTGATGGAGGCGCCGCGCCGGCTCTCGCTCAGGCTGGCCGCCGATGTCGCGACCGCCCGCACCGATCAGGTCGACAAGACCTATGTGCTCTCGCTGGAGCAGCGGCTCATGGGCCTGTCGGAAGCGGTGGCCAATCGCTATTTCCTGCAATCCAGCGTCGATGACGACAGCGGAAAGCCGTGA
- a CDS encoding transglutaminase family protein has product MLYDIRHVTTYTYNSAVPFARCVLRMFPRAERGQNVVSTLLTVSPKVSERRDSICFFGNAIATITVEQPHRALTVSVTSRVEVNHGALAGLDLSDAWETVRDMAADGAGLEPESPVHYLYQSRLVPIEPAAVAYAASSFPQGRTVLDGARDLMGRIKRDFVYDPKATVVSTPLSQALEHRHGVCQDFAHVMIAGLRGLGLPASYVSGYLRTLPPPGQKRLQGADASHAWVSVWCGHGLGWVGLDPTNDMLAGNDHIVVARGRDYADVAPVDGVIIGSGGQSIDVKVDVEPIG; this is encoded by the coding sequence GTGCTGTACGACATCCGCCACGTCACGACCTACACCTACAACTCCGCCGTACCTTTCGCGCGGTGCGTGCTACGCATGTTTCCGCGCGCCGAGCGGGGCCAGAATGTGGTGTCCACGCTGCTGACGGTTTCGCCCAAGGTATCGGAACGGCGCGACAGCATCTGCTTCTTCGGCAACGCCATCGCCACCATCACCGTGGAGCAGCCGCACCGGGCGCTGACCGTCTCAGTGACCTCGCGCGTCGAGGTCAATCATGGCGCCCTAGCAGGTCTTGACCTGTCGGATGCCTGGGAGACGGTGCGCGACATGGCTGCCGATGGCGCAGGGCTCGAGCCGGAATCGCCGGTGCATTACCTCTACCAGAGCCGCCTTGTGCCGATCGAGCCTGCGGCCGTGGCCTATGCGGCGTCCAGCTTTCCGCAGGGCCGCACCGTGCTCGACGGCGCGCGCGACCTCATGGGCCGCATCAAGCGAGATTTTGTCTACGATCCGAAAGCCACTGTCGTCTCGACGCCGCTCTCGCAGGCGCTCGAGCATCGCCATGGCGTCTGCCAGGATTTCGCCCATGTCATGATCGCTGGCCTGCGTGGCCTCGGGCTGCCGGCCTCCTATGTGAGCGGTTACCTCAGGACGCTGCCACCGCCGGGGCAGAAGCGCCTGCAAGGGGCCGATGCCAGCCATGCCTGGGTTTCGGTCTGGTGCGGCCACGGGCTTGGCTGGGTCGGGCTGGACCCCACCAACGACATGCTGGCCGGCAATGATCACATCGTGGTGGCGAGGGGGCGTGATTATGCCGATGTCGCGCCGGTGGATGGCGTCATCATCGGCTCGGGCGGCCAGTCCATCGATGTGAAGGTGGATGTCGAGCCCATCGGATGA
- a CDS encoding M20 family metallopeptidase: MTAPTRDRAIARAAAHFDDGGFRRELAERIAIPTESQNPDSGGALQAYIHDAMIPAFTAMGFSNRVLTHPRSSGPFLLAERMETPGALTVFGYGHGDTVRGMEGRWREELSPWELSERGDRWYGRGVVDNKGQHSVNMAAMAAVLAERGKLGFNARYLIEMGEEVGSPGLRELCAEHADAFAADILIASDGPRLSAEQPTIFLGARGALALDLIVDARAGGHHSGNWGGLISNPAILLAHAISRIVGASGRIRIPELVPKNGIPPSVRAALAGLSVDGGADGPAIEPWWGEPGLTGAEKVFGWCNFEVLAFEAGDPRAPVNAIPPRAWARCQLRFTVDVDHTDVIPAIRRHLAREGLGMVAVESARETVFGATRLDPDDPSVRKACASLERTTGRKPALLPNLGGALPNDIFAEVLGLKTIWVPHSYPGCSQHAPDEHVPSALLREALCIMAGLYWDLGEGWAAPLCAQG, from the coding sequence ATGACCGCCCCGACGCGTGACCGTGCCATTGCCCGCGCCGCCGCCCATTTCGACGATGGCGGCTTCCGCCGCGAACTGGCGGAACGCATCGCAATCCCCACCGAAAGCCAGAACCCGGACAGCGGGGGCGCCCTTCAGGCCTATATCCACGATGCCATGATCCCGGCCTTCACGGCGATGGGGTTCTCGAACCGCGTGTTGACCCATCCCAGATCGAGCGGACCGTTTCTCCTCGCCGAACGCATGGAGACGCCCGGTGCGCTGACGGTGTTCGGCTATGGCCATGGCGATACGGTGCGCGGCATGGAGGGGCGCTGGCGCGAAGAGCTATCGCCGTGGGAACTCAGCGAGCGGGGCGATCGCTGGTATGGGCGCGGCGTGGTGGACAACAAGGGCCAGCACAGCGTCAACATGGCGGCCATGGCTGCGGTGCTGGCCGAGCGCGGCAAGTTGGGCTTCAACGCGCGCTACCTGATCGAGATGGGCGAGGAGGTTGGCTCGCCGGGCCTGCGCGAACTCTGCGCCGAACATGCCGACGCGTTCGCCGCCGACATCCTCATCGCCTCGGATGGCCCGCGCCTCAGCGCGGAGCAGCCGACGATCTTCCTCGGCGCTCGCGGCGCGCTGGCCCTGGACCTGATCGTCGATGCCCGTGCGGGCGGACACCATTCCGGCAACTGGGGCGGGCTGATCTCGAACCCTGCCATCCTGCTTGCGCACGCCATCAGCCGCATCGTCGGCGCCAGTGGCCGGATCAGGATACCCGAGCTGGTGCCGAAGAACGGCATTCCCCCTTCGGTCCGCGCCGCGCTGGCCGGTCTCAGCGTGGATGGCGGCGCCGATGGCCCGGCTATCGAGCCGTGGTGGGGCGAGCCGGGCCTGACAGGCGCGGAGAAAGTGTTCGGCTGGTGCAATTTCGAGGTGCTTGCCTTCGAGGCGGGCGATCCGCGCGCGCCGGTCAATGCGATCCCGCCGCGGGCCTGGGCGCGCTGCCAGCTGCGCTTCACCGTCGATGTCGACCACACCGACGTCATCCCTGCCATACGCCGTCACCTGGCGCGCGAAGGTCTGGGCATGGTCGCGGTGGAGAGCGCGCGCGAGACGGTGTTCGGGGCGACCCGGCTTGATCCGGACGATCCCTCGGTGCGCAAGGCCTGCGCCTCGCTAGAGCGCACGACGGGAAGAAAGCCGGCCCTCCTGCCCAATCTGGGCGGCGCGCTGCCCAATGACATCTTCGCCGAAGTGCTCGGGCTCAAGACCATCTGGGTGCCGCATTCCTATCCGGGATGCTCCCAGCACGCGCCGGATGAGCATGTGCCCTCGGCGCTGCTGCGTGAGGCGCTGTGCATCATGGCCGGGCTTTACTGGGATCTTGGAGAGGGCTGGGCTGCGCCTCTCTGCGCTCAAGGTTAA
- a CDS encoding sel1 repeat family protein encodes MTGEACYKLGLAYASGRSQPIDLVAAHKWLNVAVMQGFREAVLRRAELASEMSHEEIAAALREARALITRH; translated from the coding sequence ATGACCGGCGAGGCTTGCTACAAGCTTGGCTTGGCCTATGCTTCGGGCCGTTCGCAGCCGATTGATCTGGTTGCTGCCCACAAGTGGTTGAATGTGGCAGTCATGCAAGGTTTCCGTGAGGCAGTCCTGCGCCGCGCCGAACTGGCCAGCGAGATGTCGCACGAGGAGATCGCCGCCGCCTTGCGCGAGGCGAGGGCGCTGATCACCCGGCACTGA
- the ndk gene encoding nucleoside-diphosphate kinase, whose translation MANQRTFSIIKPDATKRNLTGAVNAVIEAAGLRIVAQKRILMTRAQAETFYAVHSTRPFFGELCDFMTSGPVVVQVLEGENAVARYREVMGATNPANAAEGTIRKLFALSVGENTAHGSDAPETAAQEIAQFFSGNEIVG comes from the coding sequence ATGGCCAACCAGCGCACTTTCTCGATCATCAAGCCGGACGCGACGAAGCGCAACCTGACGGGCGCCGTCAATGCCGTGATCGAGGCCGCGGGTCTGCGCATCGTCGCGCAGAAGCGCATTCTCATGACGCGCGCGCAGGCCGAGACGTTCTACGCCGTTCATTCAACTCGCCCGTTCTTTGGCGAACTGTGCGATTTCATGACCTCCGGCCCCGTGGTCGTGCAGGTGCTTGAAGGCGAGAACGCTGTCGCGAGGTATCGCGAAGTCATGGGCGCCACCAACCCGGCCAACGCTGCGGAAGGCACGATCCGCAAGCTGTTCGCGCTGTCGGTCGGCGAGAACACCGCCCATGGCTCGGATGCGCCCGAGACGGCGGCGCAGGAAATCGCCCAGTTCTTCTCCGGCAACGAGATCGTCGGCTGA